A DNA window from Ranitomeya imitator isolate aRanImi1 chromosome 2, aRanImi1.pri, whole genome shotgun sequence contains the following coding sequences:
- the LOC138663443 gene encoding oocyte zinc finger protein XlCOF8.4-like isoform X2 — translation MDMDRDKMAERILHLTLEILFRLTGEDYTVVKKTSSERCQDPVSEGWGKLLSPIMWSPPHPLIHEDINDQKILELTYKMIELLTGEVPIRCQDVAVYFSMEEWEYLEGHKDLYKNVMMEVPQPLTSPVRGQHQKDVPVLFFHRTVNKKSPMFLRIISWYSVQSQPMFLQTMDIPTVAHGYPSSQQFPKLQGTSIHSSSDPLPSKSLQQLPDSNLCLFLPPP, via the exons atggatatggacagagacaagatggcggagaggatattacacctcaccctagagatcctcttccggcttactggagag gattacacagtagtgaagaagacctctagtgagcgctgtcaggaccctgtgtctgagggatggggaaagcTCCTGAGCCCAATCATGTggtctccacctcaccccctgatacatgaggacatcaatgaccagaagatcctagaactcacctacaagatgattgagctgctgactggagag gttcctataaggtgtcaggatgtcgctgtctatttctccatggaggagtgggagtatttagaaggacacaaagatctgtacaagaacgtcatgatggaggttccccagcccctcacatcaccag taagaggacaacaccagaaagatgttcccgtcctcttcttccacaggactgtaaacaagaagagcccaatgttcctcaggattatcag ctggtatagtgtgcagtcacagcctatgttcctccagacgaTGGATATTCCGACCgtagctcatggatacccctccagccaaCAATTTCCAAAGCTCCAAGGAACATCCATCCATTCCAGCTCTGATCCTCTTCCATCGAAATCCCTCCAACAACTGCCTGATTCAAACCTATGTCTTTTTCTCCCGCCCCCTTAA
- the LOC138663443 gene encoding oocyte zinc finger protein XlCOF8.4-like isoform X1: MVSTISDPLSEDLLYKKIFLIYPSKMDMDRDKMAERILHLTLEILFRLTGEDYTVVKKTSSERCQDPVSEGWGKLLSPIMWSPPHPLIHEDINDQKILELTYKMIELLTGEVPIRCQDVAVYFSMEEWEYLEGHKDLYKNVMMEVPQPLTSPVRGQHQKDVPVLFFHRTVNKKSPMFLRIISWYSVQSQPMFLQTMDIPTVAHGYPSSQQFPKLQGTSIHSSSDPLPSKSLQQLPDSNLCLFLPPP, from the exons ATG gtctctacaatatcggatcctctcagtgaagatcttctatataagaaaattttcctgatttacccatcaaagatggatatggacagagacaagatggcggagaggatattacacctcaccctagagatcctcttccggcttactggagag gattacacagtagtgaagaagacctctagtgagcgctgtcaggaccctgtgtctgagggatggggaaagcTCCTGAGCCCAATCATGTggtctccacctcaccccctgatacatgaggacatcaatgaccagaagatcctagaactcacctacaagatgattgagctgctgactggagag gttcctataaggtgtcaggatgtcgctgtctatttctccatggaggagtgggagtatttagaaggacacaaagatctgtacaagaacgtcatgatggaggttccccagcccctcacatcaccag taagaggacaacaccagaaagatgttcccgtcctcttcttccacaggactgtaaacaagaagagcccaatgttcctcaggattatcag ctggtatagtgtgcagtcacagcctatgttcctccagacgaTGGATATTCCGACCgtagctcatggatacccctccagccaaCAATTTCCAAAGCTCCAAGGAACATCCATCCATTCCAGCTCTGATCCTCTTCCATCGAAATCCCTCCAACAACTGCCTGATTCAAACCTATGTCTTTTTCTCCCGCCCCCTTAA